From one Triticum urartu cultivar G1812 chromosome 3, Tu2.1, whole genome shotgun sequence genomic stretch:
- the LOC125547300 gene encoding CBS domain-containing protein CBSCBSPB3-like translates to MAAPQTRRHLQAAFLRSKPPAPAPVNGKAGATNGKPAAASSKPNSPASPAQAPPTSSLEDRTVKQLRLAKALTLPEATAVSEACRRMAARRADAKGVLSGIVTAEDKLERGIGDGYTELFIATEALQKMVQGKFRHLPVVEHGEVIAMLDITKFLYDAISRMEKAAEQGSAIAAAMERVKRQWGNEFAGPHTLIENLREHMFKPSLSTIITENSSVPSVSPSDLVTVAAKKMREYQVNSVVVMTGNMLQGILTSKDLVLRVVAQNLSPEVTLVEKVMTASPDCATLDTSILEALQSMQDRKCRHILVADKRGQIVACLDALQLTHTAISMVEGASGPNNVANTMVQKFWDSALALHPAEDYDWHSDESRTAASDSAEGKQTPPHVGNAFSFKIEDRKGRMHRFSCVSESLEELVSAIAYRLGTENKKANVNLMYNDDEVDRVLLATDADLVAAIEHARSAGWKVLRLHMDDGSKISADPTPASSVDTSSARRSWPSLRLGTVASAAAIAGVGAIVYLRCSRQ, encoded by the exons ATGGCCGCGCCGCAGACTCGCCGCCACCTGCAGGCCGCCTTCCTCCGCAGCAAgccccccgcccccgcccccgtcAACGGGAAGGCCGGCGCGACCAATGGGaaacccgccgccgcctcctccaagCCCAACTCGCCCGCCTCGCCCGCCCAGGCACCACCAAC GTCGTCGCTGGAGGATAGGACGGTGAAGCAGCTCAGGCTGGCCAAGGCCCTGACTCTCCCGGAGGCCACCGCGGTGTCCGAGGCGTGCAGGAGGATGGCCGCCAGGCGCGCCGACGCCAAAGGGGTGCTCTCAGGCATCGTCACGGCCGAG GACAAACTGGAAAGGGGGATTGG TGATGGATACACAGAACTATTTATTGCCACCGAGGCACTGCAGAAGATGGTCCAAG GCAAATTTCGGCATCTTCCTGTAGTGGAGCATGGTGAGGTCATTGCCATGTTGGATATTACCAAGTTCCTCTATGATGCGATTTCTAGAATGGAAAAGGCAGCAGAACAAGGTAGTGCTATTGCCGCTGCTATGGAAAGGGTCAAACGGCAGTGGGGAAATGAATTTGCAG GTCCGCACACGTTAATAGAAAATCTTCGAGAACACATGTTCAAGCCTTCCTTATCAACTATCATAACTGAAAATAGCAG TGTTCCATCAGTATCTCCATCAGATCTGGTAACTGTAGCTGCCAAAAAGATGAGAGAGTACCAAGTTAACTCAGTGGTTGTCATGACAGGGAACATGCTGCAAGGCATTCTCAC TTCCAAGGATTTGGTTTTGCGAGTAGTGGCACAAAATCTGTCCCCAGAGGTGACTCTGGTAGAAAAG GTCATGACTGCAAGTCCTGATTGTGCTACATTGGACACATCAATCCTCGAGGCTCTGCAATCAATGCAAGATAGAAAATGTCGTCATATTCTTGTTGCGGACAAAA GAGGACAGATTGTCGCCTGTTTGGACGCTCTACAGTTAACCCACACAGCCATCTCCATG GTTGAGGGAGCCTCTGGACCAAACAATGTGGCAAATACCATGGTTCAGAAGTTTTGGGATTCAGCACTTGCCTTGCATCCTGCAGAAGACTATGACTGGCATAG TGACGAATCTCGTACGGCAGCCTCAGACAGTGCTGAAGGAAAGCAAACACCCCCTCATGTTGGCAATGCATTCTCTTTCAAAATTGAAGACAGAAAAGGGCGAATGCACAGATTCAGTTGCG TTTCAGAAAGCTTAGAAGAGCTTGTGTCTGCTATTGCATACAGATTAGGAACAGAAAACAAGAAGGCGAATGTAAACCTTATG TACAATGACGACGAAGTTGATAGAGTACTTCTGGCTACCGACGCCGACCTGGTTGCAGCAATTGAACATGCCAGATCAGCAGGATGGAAG GTTCTGAGGCTGCACATGGACGACGGGTCAAAGATCAGCGCAGATCCCACACC